From Hartmannibacter diazotrophicus, a single genomic window includes:
- a CDS encoding ArsR/SmtB family transcription factor — MQADPLSATFAALADPTRRAILARLSRGEASVSELAEPFEMSMPAVSKHLKVLEHAGLISRSREAQWRPCKLEPEPLKAVDAWLDEYRRVWEARLDRLEDYLRKIQQGVSDDDGSKA, encoded by the coding sequence ATGCAGGCCGATCCCCTCAGTGCCACCTTCGCCGCGCTCGCCGATCCGACGCGCCGTGCAATCCTCGCGCGTTTGTCCAGGGGGGAGGCCTCGGTCTCGGAGCTTGCCGAGCCTTTCGAGATGTCGATGCCGGCCGTCTCCAAGCACCTGAAGGTCCTGGAGCATGCGGGCCTGATCAGCCGCAGCCGCGAGGCGCAGTGGCGGCCTTGCAAGCTGGAGCCCGAACCGCTGAAGGCCGTGGACGCCTGGCTCGACGAGTATCGACGCGTCTGGGAGGCGCGTCTCGACCGCCTTGAGGATTATCTGAGGAAGATTCAACAGGGAGTGAGTGATGATGACGGCAGCAAAGCCTGA